In the Helianthus annuus cultivar XRQ/B chromosome 11, HanXRQr2.0-SUNRISE, whole genome shotgun sequence genome, one interval contains:
- the LOC110890632 gene encoding uncharacterized protein LOC110890632 isoform X1, whose translation MKGGFGLWILFLVFGTALLFVCLSSLPPGSDHVGNKKMMELTKPSRRLKDYIHDEGDNGGMDVDDYLPNDPVPSSKAIRPGPIEHGTPLMPYIPKPTPPSPGPNEFGLP comes from the exons ATGAAGGGGGGTTTTGGATTGTGGATCTTGTTCTTGGTGTTTGGAACAGCTTTGCTTTTCGTCTGCCTGTCTTCACTTCCTCCTG GCAGCGATCATGTTGGAAATAAGAAAATGATGGAGTTAACCAAGCCAAGCAGGAGACTGAAG GACTATATTCATGATGAAGGTGACAATGGAGGCATGGATGTAGACGATTACCTCCCTAATGACCCAGTTCCAAGTTCTAAGGCAATAAGGCCCGGCCCGATCGAGCATGGCACTCCTCTTATGCCTTACATACCGAAGCCCACGCCTCCTAGTCCTGGGCCAAATGAGTTCGGGTTACCTTAG
- the LOC110890632 gene encoding uncharacterized protein LOC110890632 isoform X2: MKGGFGLWILFLVFGTALLFVCLSSLPGSDHVGNKKMMELTKPSRRLKDYIHDEGDNGGMDVDDYLPNDPVPSSKAIRPGPIEHGTPLMPYIPKPTPPSPGPNEFGLP; encoded by the exons ATGAAGGGGGGTTTTGGATTGTGGATCTTGTTCTTGGTGTTTGGAACAGCTTTGCTTTTCGTCTGCCTGTCTTCACTTCCT GGCAGCGATCATGTTGGAAATAAGAAAATGATGGAGTTAACCAAGCCAAGCAGGAGACTGAAG GACTATATTCATGATGAAGGTGACAATGGAGGCATGGATGTAGACGATTACCTCCCTAATGACCCAGTTCCAAGTTCTAAGGCAATAAGGCCCGGCCCGATCGAGCATGGCACTCCTCTTATGCCTTACATACCGAAGCCCACGCCTCCTAGTCCTGGGCCAAATGAGTTCGGGTTACCTTAG